The Salvia splendens isolate huo1 chromosome 21, SspV2, whole genome shotgun sequence genome includes a window with the following:
- the LOC121784032 gene encoding patellin-4-like: protein MVLDADVVDNLEEAGDEIEKGEPSSAGEEGEFPEDLKEYARKALVDLRSKVELAVWTNRLVKNSSKTNDTPKKHHHHHHHHHHNHHHHHKGKGKMQEKDEQGSDSEEAEGEGEGGDANAEATDVDINVSLWGVPLLPSKGDKTTDVLLLKFLRAKDFRAGEAFEMLRSCLEWRKKNKIDEIMHEDFGSEYDSVSYMKGLDRQGHPVCYNVYGVFADEEIYNRTFGNEGGRDRFLRWRLQLLEKEILKLDFSPGGISTLLQVNDLKDMPGPSRRDLRHATRDAVAVLQDNYPEFVSRNIFVNVPFWYYAFNAVLSPFLTQTTKNKFVFSRPSRVTETLVKYIAAEEIPIAYGGLLREEDLEFSTKDAASEIVIKPGATECIEIPAPTIGVTIVWDVAIVGWEVNYKEEFVPSDEKSYTLIVKKQRKISWQQEPMRNSFTNKEVGKLVITVENGMFKRKRVLYRYKIKNSESTSTSSS from the exons ATGGTCCTAGACGCCGACGTGGTCGACAATCTAGaagaagccggagacgaaatcGAAAAGGGCGAGCCCTCTTCCGCGGGCGAGGAAGGCGAATTCCCCGAGGATCTCAAGGAATACGCCCGGAAAGCCCTCGTCGACCTCCGATCCAAAGTCGAGCTCGCCGTGTGGACCAACAGGCTCGTCAAAAACTCGAGCAAAACCAACGACACCCCAAAGAAACACCACCATcaccaccatcaccatcaccacaatcaccaccaccaccacaaagGGAAAGGAAAAATGCAAGAGAAAGACGAGCAAGGCTCAGACTCAGAAGAAgcagaaggagaaggagaaggaggagaTGCTAATGCGGAGGCGACGGACGTGGACATAAACGTGTCCCTGTGGGGAGTGCCGCTGCTGCCGAGCAAAGGGGACAAGACGACCGATGTTTTGCTGCTGAAGTTCCTTCGCGCGAAGGACTTCAGGGCGGGGGAGGCGTTCGAGATGCTGAGGAGCTGCCTGGAGTGGAGGAAGAAGAACAAGATCGACGAGATCATGCACGAGGATTTCGGGAGTGAGTATGATAGTGTGAGCTACATGAAGGGGCTGGACAGGCAGGGGCATCCGGTTTGCTACAATGTGTATGGGGTGTTTGCGGATGAGGAGATTTATAATAGGACGTTTGGGAATGAAGGAGGGAGGGACAGGTTTCTCAGATGGAGGCTGCAGCTGCTCGAGAAGGAGATTCTCAAGCTCGATTTCTCCCCCGGGGGGATCTCCACCTTGCTGCAGGTTAACGATCTCAAGGACATGCCCGGCCCGTCTAGGCGCGACCTCAGGCACGCTACCAGGGACGCTGTCGCCGTTCTTCAGGATAACTACCCCGAGTTCGTCTCCAGAAAT ATATTTGTGAATGTTCCATTTTGGTATTACGCGTTCAATGCGGTTCTATCGCCGTTCCTAACGCAAACGACGAAGAACAAATTCGTGTTTAGCCGTCCATCAAGGGTGACAGAAACGCTAGTCAA GTACATCGCCGCTGAGGAGATACCTATTGCCTATGGAGGACTGCTACGAGAAGAGGATCTTGAGTTCTCGACCAAGGATGCTGCTTCTGAGATCGTCATCAAGCCCGGAGCAACTGAATGTATTGAGATCCCCGCACCAACG ATTGGAGTTACAATCGTATGGGACGTGGCGATAGTAGGGTGGGAGGTTAACTACAAGGAGGAATTTGTGCCGTCGGATGAGAAGTCATACACGTTGATCGTAAAGAAGCAACGGAAAATAAGCTGGCAACAGGAGCCCATGCGGAATTCTTTCACGAACAAGGAAGTTGGTAAGCTGGTCATCACGGTCGAGAATGGTATGTTCAAAAGGAAGAGAGTTCTCTACAGATATAAGATCAAGAATAGTGAATCAACTTCCACTTCTTCATCATGA
- the LOC121783846 gene encoding GPI-anchored protein LLG1-like: MNSSHQIQLVFFLLILAPPLSSSDLISDAVVGSGRSLLQTLKPCSVDIEHLNYTILTSKCKGPDYPADQCCSAYKELACPIADQLNDGSNDCSQKLFNYIPKVGQYPPSLFGSICRGGKDGLPCFLPAPSPTSNAATPVALGHPILVGLLLFALAFVL, from the exons ATGAATTCTTCCCATCAGATCCAACTTGTGTTCTTCCTCTTAATTTTGGCGCCTCCACTCTCCTCTTCCGACTTAATTTCAG ATGCTGTTGTTGGTAGTGGAAGGAGTCTCCTTCAGACTTTGAAAC CTTGCTCTGTGGACATTGAACACCTAAACTATACTATCCTAACGAGCAAATGCAAAGGACCAGATTACCCTGCAGACCAATGTTGTTCTGCTTATAAAGAGTTGGCATGCCCTATTGCGGATCAGCTCAACGATGGAAGCAACGATTGTTCTCAAAAGCTCTTCAACTACATCCCCAAGGTCGGCCAATATCCGCCTTCCTTGTTCGGCAGTATATGCCGCGGTGGCAAAGATGGACTCCCCTGCTTCCTGCCAGCACCCTCACCCACGTCTAACGCTGCCACTCCCGTCGCATTAGGACACCCAATCTTGGTTGGGTTGTTGCTTTTCGCACTCGCGTTTGTGCTATGA